A window of the Pseudomonas furukawaii genome harbors these coding sequences:
- a CDS encoding aldehyde dehydrogenase family protein — MSFHQLFIDGCWRDPAEPLLRPVINPANEDLLAQVAVAGAADASAAIAAARRAFDQGDWPWLGVCERASILRRIAAAIEADGEQLARLETRNAGKTLGESQGDVANVVATFRFYAALLEGEGGTVNTQAPAHVISFNQREPVGVCALIAPWNYPLLQLAWKVAPALAAGNTLVIKPSSLTPLTALRLCQLIEQVGLPAGVFNLLTGPGEIGERLAASPDVDLVSLTGGATAGGKVMRAASGNFKRVALELGGKNSNIVFADADFEVALDQALNAVYFNAGQICSAGSRLLVEDDIHDSFVDALACRVRRIRLGDGLAEGTQMGPVISAGQRDQVLGMVEGALAEGARLLAGGRIPQGEGFERGFWLEPTLLADVHAAMSIAREEVFGPVITVERFRGETEALQLANGTPFGLAAGVWTGDLAKAHRVARRLRVGTVWINDYNAAFPQAPWGGYKSSGIGRELSRAGFEEFSELKHLYLNTSPAALNWFGV; from the coding sequence ATGAGCTTCCATCAACTCTTTATCGACGGCTGCTGGCGTGACCCCGCGGAGCCGTTGTTGCGGCCGGTGATCAACCCCGCCAATGAGGACCTGCTGGCGCAGGTGGCGGTGGCCGGCGCAGCGGATGCCTCGGCGGCCATCGCCGCTGCCCGACGGGCCTTCGATCAGGGCGACTGGCCCTGGCTGGGCGTCTGCGAGCGGGCTTCGATACTGCGGCGGATCGCCGCTGCCATCGAGGCCGACGGCGAGCAGCTGGCGCGGCTGGAAACCCGCAACGCCGGCAAGACCCTTGGCGAGAGCCAGGGCGACGTTGCCAATGTGGTGGCGACCTTCCGCTTCTACGCCGCGTTGCTGGAGGGGGAGGGCGGCACGGTCAACACCCAGGCGCCGGCCCATGTCATCAGCTTCAATCAGCGCGAGCCGGTAGGCGTCTGCGCCCTGATCGCGCCGTGGAACTACCCATTGCTGCAACTCGCCTGGAAGGTCGCCCCCGCGCTGGCGGCCGGCAATACCCTGGTGATCAAGCCCAGCAGCCTCACGCCCTTGACCGCCCTGCGCCTGTGCCAGCTGATCGAGCAGGTTGGATTGCCGGCGGGCGTATTCAATCTGCTCACCGGGCCTGGGGAAATCGGTGAACGGCTGGCCGCCAGCCCGGATGTCGATCTGGTGTCCCTGACCGGCGGCGCGACCGCCGGTGGCAAGGTGATGCGCGCGGCCAGCGGCAACTTCAAGCGGGTGGCGCTGGAGCTGGGAGGCAAGAACTCCAACATCGTCTTTGCCGATGCCGACTTCGAAGTGGCCCTGGACCAGGCACTCAACGCCGTTTATTTCAACGCCGGCCAGATCTGTTCGGCTGGCTCGCGTCTGTTGGTGGAAGACGATATCCACGATTCCTTTGTCGACGCCCTGGCATGCCGGGTACGGCGCATACGACTGGGCGACGGGCTGGCCGAGGGTACGCAGATGGGGCCGGTGATCTCCGCCGGGCAGCGCGACCAGGTGCTGGGCATGGTCGAGGGTGCGCTGGCGGAAGGCGCCCGGCTCCTGGCCGGCGGGCGGATTCCCCAGGGAGAAGGGTTCGAGCGTGGCTTCTGGCTGGAGCCTACCCTGTTGGCCGATGTGCATGCGGCCATGTCTATCGCCCGCGAAGAGGTGTTTGGGCCGGTGATCACGGTGGAGCGTTTCAGGGGCGAAACCGAGGCGTTGCAGTTGGCCAACGGCACGCCCTTCGGCCTGGCCGCAGGGGTCTGGACCGGCGATCTCGCCAAGGCCCATCGGGTGGCGCGCAGGCTGCGTGTCGGCACCGTATGGATCAACGACTACAACGCTGCCTTTCCCCAGGCGCCCTGGGGTGGCTACAAGTCCAGTGGAATCGGTCGCGAACTGTCACGGGCGGGGTTCGAGGAGTTCAGCGAGCTGAAGCATCTCTATCTCAATACCAGTCCGGCGGCTCTCAACTGGTTTGGCGTGTAA
- a CDS encoding LysR family transcriptional regulator, translating to MKPVSAADLSIFLSIAQHLSFSRAAIELGLSPSALSHALRALETRLGVRLFNRTTRSVALTEAGERLYARVKPAFRDIDDALEDLNSFRDKPSGNLRITAGRPAAQLVLLPLAGRFLEAYPDVRLDIVTDDALVDIVSAGFDAGVRFGERLEADMVSLPIGPNMRSVVVGSPGFFQRYATPRKPQDLHGLPCIRHRFPSGAFYRWEFARGGIELEIDVDGPLILGDVGLMVGPALQGVGLAYVFEDMVSEHLAAGSLTQVLEDWCPYYPGLHLYYPSRRHVPAALKAFIEFARNARPPG from the coding sequence ATGAAGCCGGTATCCGCCGCAGACCTGTCGATCTTCCTGAGCATTGCCCAGCACCTCAGCTTCAGCCGGGCTGCGATAGAGCTTGGGCTCTCCCCGTCGGCGCTGAGCCATGCACTGCGGGCGCTGGAAACCCGTCTCGGAGTCCGTCTGTTCAATCGAACCACCCGCAGCGTGGCCTTGACCGAGGCGGGCGAACGCCTGTACGCCCGGGTCAAGCCAGCCTTTCGCGATATCGACGATGCCCTCGAAGACCTCAACAGCTTTCGCGACAAGCCGTCGGGTAACCTGCGCATCACCGCGGGACGGCCTGCCGCCCAGCTGGTCCTGCTGCCACTGGCCGGTCGCTTTCTCGAGGCCTACCCGGACGTGCGCCTGGACATCGTCACCGACGATGCCCTGGTGGACATCGTGTCTGCGGGGTTCGATGCGGGCGTACGCTTTGGCGAGCGCCTGGAGGCGGACATGGTGTCCCTTCCCATCGGCCCCAACATGCGTTCGGTGGTGGTGGGCTCGCCAGGTTTTTTCCAGCGTTACGCGACGCCACGGAAACCACAGGATCTGCACGGCCTGCCCTGCATCCGCCATCGCTTTCCGAGCGGCGCGTTCTACCGCTGGGAGTTCGCCCGAGGGGGTATCGAACTGGAGATCGACGTCGATGGCCCTTTGATACTGGGTGACGTCGGGCTGATGGTCGGGCCGGCCTTGCAGGGGGTTGGCCTGGCCTACGTGTTCGAGGACATGGTCAGCGAGCACCTGGCTGCGGGCAGCCTGACGCAAGTACTGGAAGATTGGTGCCCCTATTACCCCGGGCTGCACCTGTACTACCCAAGCCGACGCCACGTCCCCGCAGCACTCAAGGCTTTCATCGAGTTCGCCCGGAATGCTCGCCCACCTGGCTGA
- a CDS encoding oxidoreductase — MRTWFITGASRGFGTLIAERALRAGDAVIATARKPEEIVARLGSHPNLLAVRLDVTNEAEAHQAVAEGVNRFGRIDVLVNNAGFGVLGAVEETSAAETERLFATNVFGVLNLIRAVLPHMRRQRSGHIINISSIGGYQAYLGWGVYGSTKFAVEGITEALHQEVAPLGIHATVVEPGFFRTDFLDEQSLVKTALELPDYDETVGAMRRFAKDYNHAQPGDPVKFAEAMLALVNSPKPPQRLPLGSDTVARIEEKNRFVASELAEWRDLALSTDFKA, encoded by the coding sequence ATGCGTACCTGGTTTATTACTGGCGCTTCCCGTGGCTTTGGCACGCTGATCGCAGAACGCGCCCTGCGTGCCGGTGATGCCGTCATTGCCACCGCTCGCAAGCCGGAGGAAATCGTAGCCCGTCTCGGTAGCCATCCCAATCTGCTGGCTGTGCGCCTGGACGTGACCAACGAGGCCGAGGCCCATCAGGCAGTCGCCGAAGGGGTGAATCGCTTCGGCCGTATCGATGTGCTCGTCAACAACGCCGGTTTCGGTGTGCTCGGTGCGGTCGAGGAAACCAGCGCTGCCGAGACCGAGCGTCTCTTCGCAACCAACGTGTTCGGTGTGCTCAACCTGATCCGCGCGGTACTGCCGCACATGCGCCGCCAGCGCTCCGGCCACATCATCAACATTTCCTCCATCGGCGGTTACCAGGCCTACCTGGGCTGGGGCGTCTACGGCTCGACCAAGTTCGCGGTGGAAGGCATCACCGAGGCGTTGCACCAGGAGGTCGCGCCGCTGGGCATCCATGCCACGGTGGTCGAGCCGGGCTTCTTCCGCACCGACTTCCTCGACGAGCAGTCGCTGGTGAAGACCGCGCTGGAACTGCCGGACTACGACGAAACCGTGGGTGCCATGCGCCGCTTCGCCAAGGACTACAACCACGCACAACCCGGTGACCCGGTGAAGTTCGCCGAGGCCATGCTGGCTCTGGTCAACTCGCCGAAACCGCCGCAGCGCCTGCCGCTGGGCAGCGACACCGTGGCGCGCATCGAGGAGAAGAACCGCTTCGTCGCCAGCGAGTTGGCGGAATGGAGAGACCTGGCCCTGTCCACCGACTTCAAGGCCTGA
- a CDS encoding copper resistance system multicopper oxidase, which translates to MHCKTSRRTFVKGLAAGGILGGLGLWRTPVWAVTSPGQPTVLSGTEFDLFIGETPVNITGSARTAMTINGTLPGPILRWREGDTVTLRVRNRLSEDTSIHWHGIILPANMDGVPGLSFHGIAPDGMYEYRFKVNQNGTYWYHSHSGLQEQVGVYGPIVIEPKEPESFQYDRDYVVMLSDWTDENPARVMAKLKKQSDYYNFHKRTVGDFINDVSEKGWAATVADRKMWAEMKMSPTDLADVSGYTYTYLMNGQAPDGNWTGLFKPGEKIRLRFINGSGMSYFDVRIPGLKMTVVAADGLHVKPVSVDEFRIAVAETYDVIVEPDGEQAYTIFAQSMDRTGYARGTLAVREGLSAAVPEVDPRPLIGMSDMGMDHGSMSGMDHGQMAGMDHSQMAGMDHSQMTGMDHGGTVGQMQTHPASETDNPLVDMQTMTPTHKLDDPGIGLRNNGRRVLTYSDLRSTFIDPDGREPSRTIELHLTGHMEKFSWSFDGIKFSDAEPLRLKYGERIRITLVNDTMMTHPIHLHGMWSDLEDENGNFMVRKHTIDMPPGSKRSYRVTADALGRWAYHCHLLFHMEMGMFREVRVDE; encoded by the coding sequence ATGCATTGCAAAACCTCAAGGCGAACCTTCGTCAAGGGCCTGGCCGCCGGCGGTATCCTGGGCGGACTGGGCCTTTGGCGCACTCCTGTCTGGGCGGTAACCAGCCCAGGTCAGCCCACTGTGCTAAGCGGTACCGAATTCGACCTGTTCATCGGTGAAACCCCCGTGAACATCACGGGCTCCGCGCGTACGGCAATGACGATCAATGGCACCCTTCCCGGGCCGATCCTGCGTTGGCGCGAGGGCGACACGGTCACCCTGCGCGTGCGCAACCGCTTGAGCGAAGACACCTCCATCCACTGGCACGGCATCATCCTGCCGGCCAACATGGACGGGGTGCCGGGCTTGAGCTTCCACGGCATCGCCCCGGATGGAATGTACGAGTACAGGTTCAAGGTCAACCAGAACGGCACCTACTGGTACCACAGTCACTCCGGCCTGCAGGAACAGGTGGGCGTCTACGGCCCCATCGTGATCGAACCGAAGGAACCCGAGTCCTTCCAGTACGACCGCGACTACGTGGTGATGCTGAGCGACTGGACCGACGAAAATCCGGCCCGGGTCATGGCCAAGTTGAAGAAACAGTCGGACTACTACAACTTCCACAAGCGCACCGTTGGTGACTTCATCAACGATGTGAGCGAGAAAGGTTGGGCTGCCACCGTCGCGGACCGGAAGATGTGGGCCGAGATGAAGATGAGCCCCACCGACCTCGCCGACGTCAGTGGCTACACCTACACCTACCTCATGAACGGCCAGGCGCCTGACGGTAATTGGACCGGCCTGTTCAAGCCGGGCGAGAAGATTCGTCTGCGCTTCATCAATGGCTCAGGCATGAGCTACTTCGACGTACGCATCCCAGGTCTGAAGATGACCGTTGTGGCCGCCGATGGCCTGCATGTCAAACCGGTGAGCGTCGACGAATTCCGCATCGCCGTGGCGGAAACCTACGACGTCATCGTCGAACCCGACGGCGAGCAGGCCTATACCATTTTCGCCCAGTCCATGGACCGCACCGGTTATGCCCGCGGCACCCTGGCGGTGCGCGAAGGACTGAGCGCGGCAGTGCCAGAAGTCGATCCCCGCCCCCTGATCGGCATGAGTGACATGGGGATGGATCACGGCAGCATGTCTGGCATGGACCACGGCCAGATGGCTGGCATGGATCACAGCCAGATGGCTGGTATGGATCACAGCCAGATGACCGGGATGGACCATGGCGGCACGGTTGGCCAGATGCAGACCCACCCCGCGTCCGAGACCGACAATCCGCTGGTCGACATGCAGACCATGACGCCGACCCACAAGCTGGATGATCCGGGCATTGGCCTGCGCAACAACGGCCGCCGCGTACTCACCTATTCCGATCTGCGAAGCACCTTCATCGATCCGGACGGCCGCGAGCCCAGCCGCACCATCGAACTGCACCTCACCGGCCACATGGAGAAGTTCTCCTGGTCCTTCGACGGCATCAAGTTTTCCGATGCCGAACCGCTGCGCCTCAAGTACGGCGAGCGAATCCGCATCACCCTGGTCAACGACACCATGATGACCCACCCCATCCACCTCCACGGTATGTGGAGCGACCTGGAGGATGAGAACGGCAACTTCATGGTGCGCAAGCACACCATCGACATGCCGCCCGGCTCGAAGCGCAGCTACCGTGTGACGGCAGACGCCCTCGGCCGCTGGGCCTACCACTGCCACCTGCTGTTCCACATGGAAATGGGCATGTTCCGTGAAGTCCGTGTGGACGAATGA
- a CDS encoding copper resistance protein B: protein MITRISVPSALALVVSFSALHAGSASAAGEMDHSQMNHGQMQGMDHGQMDHGQMQGMDHGQMQGMDHGKMDHSQMQGMDHSQMNHGQMQDMDHGQMNHGQMQGMDHGQMNHGQMQGMDHGQMNQGSAEAAPAATSRTPIPVLTDADREAAFPPLPGHGIHDSKVNTFFLLDQLEYQDADEGSVLSWDASGWIGGDIDRLWLRSEGERTNGVTEEAEVQALWGHSIGPWWDVVTGVRQDFKPGSPQTWGAFGLQGMALYAFEAEATAFVGENGQTAARLEGDYDILLTNRLILQPTAEANFYGKNDHERGVGSGLANTEVGLRLRYEILREFAPYIGVTWSRSYGNTADMLREDGEDVEEARFVAGIRMWF, encoded by the coding sequence ATGATCACTAGGATTTCAGTTCCATCCGCCCTGGCGCTGGTGGTCTCGTTCAGCGCCCTGCATGCAGGTTCTGCGAGCGCGGCTGGGGAAATGGATCACAGCCAGATGAACCATGGCCAGATGCAGGGCATGGACCACGGCCAGATGGACCATGGCCAGATGCAGGGCATGGACCATGGCCAGATGCAAGGCATGGATCATGGCAAGATGGACCATAGCCAGATGCAGGGTATGGACCATAGCCAGATGAACCATGGCCAGATGCAGGACATGGATCACGGCCAGATGAACCACGGCCAGATGCAGGGCATGGACCATGGCCAGATGAACCATGGCCAGATGCAGGGCATGGACCACGGCCAGATGAACCAGGGTTCGGCTGAAGCCGCTCCTGCCGCGACCAGCCGGACGCCGATTCCGGTGCTGACCGATGCCGATCGCGAAGCGGCCTTCCCGCCGTTACCCGGCCACGGCATCCACGACAGCAAGGTCAACACCTTCTTCCTGCTCGATCAGCTGGAGTACCAGGACGCCGATGAGGGTAGCGTGCTGAGTTGGGACGCCTCCGGCTGGATCGGCGGAGACATCGACCGCCTCTGGCTGCGTTCGGAAGGGGAGCGCACCAATGGGGTGACCGAAGAGGCCGAAGTCCAGGCCCTCTGGGGTCACTCCATCGGACCCTGGTGGGATGTCGTCACTGGCGTGCGCCAGGACTTCAAGCCAGGGTCGCCGCAAACCTGGGGCGCCTTCGGCCTTCAGGGCATGGCGCTCTATGCATTCGAGGCCGAGGCCACCGCTTTCGTAGGCGAGAATGGCCAGACCGCTGCTCGGCTGGAGGGCGATTACGACATCCTGCTCACCAACCGCCTGATCCTGCAGCCAACCGCAGAAGCGAACTTCTACGGCAAGAACGATCACGAGCGCGGCGTTGGCTCGGGCCTGGCCAACACCGAAGTGGGCCTGCGCCTGCGCTATGAGATCCTCCGCGAGTTCGCGCCGTACATCGGCGTCACCTGGAGCCGCTCCTACGGCAACACCGCCGACATGTTGCGTGAAGACGGTGAAGACGTCGAAGAGGCACGATTTGTCGCCGGTATCCGGATGTGGTTTTGA
- a CDS encoding c-type cytochrome, with product MKRTIKTLALASVAGAAGILGVAYFGVYNVGADDPHLAPVHAFLTLVRERSIAVRARDLQVPNLEDEALIRAGAGNYNAMCIGCHLAPGVAKTELSQSLYPAPPDLTRVGVDGSPANAFWIIKHGIKATGMPAWGKSMEDPYIWGMVAFLQKLPSLDAEQYRTLVASSGGHQHGGGESEMHNHEGQHGGTVSSGDDHHGGMSTGHADHHGAGPAAEEHHASEKGHATHHETEYVQGETPPAPRTHTHSDGSKHVHEP from the coding sequence ATGAAAAGAACAATAAAGACGTTAGCCCTTGCGAGTGTGGCCGGTGCAGCCGGGATCCTGGGGGTCGCCTATTTCGGCGTCTACAACGTAGGCGCTGACGACCCTCACCTGGCTCCGGTCCATGCGTTTCTGACCCTGGTCCGCGAGCGCTCCATCGCGGTACGTGCGCGGGACCTCCAGGTGCCGAACCTGGAGGACGAGGCCCTGATTCGCGCCGGCGCGGGTAACTACAACGCCATGTGCATCGGTTGTCACCTGGCACCCGGTGTGGCGAAGACCGAGCTGAGCCAGAGCCTGTACCCTGCGCCGCCCGACCTGACCAGGGTCGGTGTGGATGGCAGTCCCGCCAACGCATTCTGGATCATCAAGCACGGCATCAAGGCCACGGGCATGCCGGCCTGGGGCAAGAGCATGGAGGACCCCTACATCTGGGGCATGGTCGCCTTCCTGCAGAAGCTTCCGTCGCTGGATGCCGAACAGTACCGCACCCTGGTCGCCAGCAGCGGTGGCCACCAGCATGGCGGCGGTGAAAGCGAGATGCACAACCACGAGGGTCAGCACGGCGGCACTGTCTCCTCGGGCGACGATCATCATGGCGGCATGTCCACGGGCCATGCCGATCATCATGGCGCCGGGCCGGCCGCCGAGGAGCATCACGCCAGCGAGAAGGGACACGCCACCCATCACGAGACGGAATACGTCCAGGGAGAGACGCCGCCCGCCCCAAGGACGCACACCCATTCCGATGGCAGCAAGCACGTCCACGAACCTTGA
- a CDS encoding RNA polymerase factor sigma-70 — MQKRGSAGTSSELLDLFFDQRHRLIGLAARITGCRSQAEDIVHDAYMKVGGAGGDEQIRSQASYLARVVRNLSIDHYRRRQLEERLMCSEDEEGESLAHPSETPESLVADQQMLERITGVLADMPERTRYAFEMCRIHGMKQKDIATALGVSPALVNALIRDAMLRCREVL; from the coding sequence ATGCAAAAGCGAGGATCGGCTGGGACCAGCTCCGAATTGCTTGACCTGTTCTTTGACCAACGTCACCGCCTGATTGGGCTGGCCGCACGGATAACGGGTTGCCGCAGCCAGGCCGAGGACATCGTCCACGACGCCTACATGAAAGTGGGCGGCGCTGGCGGAGACGAGCAGATCCGGTCCCAGGCGTCCTACCTGGCTCGCGTGGTCCGAAACCTGTCGATCGACCATTACCGTCGCCGCCAGTTGGAAGAGCGGCTGATGTGCAGTGAGGACGAAGAAGGCGAGAGCCTCGCCCACCCTTCCGAAACCCCCGAATCCCTCGTGGCGGATCAGCAGATGCTGGAACGCATCACCGGCGTGCTGGCCGATATGCCCGAGCGCACCCGCTATGCGTTCGAGATGTGCCGCATCCACGGCATGAAGCAGAAGGACATCGCCACCGCCCTGGGCGTGTCGCCAGCCCTGGTGAACGCCCTGATTCGGGACGCCATGCTGCGCTGCCGAGAGGTTCTTTAA
- a CDS encoding FecR family protein, with product MNSKRQSPPDSLSEIAADWCIRVHSDECTDAEREAFRRWYDADPSHAEEYAAMCRIWKVSEQLPPSPMKLAPPARRRTGAALLARAALVVLASGVIWGAGWSVGALPGSVRYYLAEDGRREVLLPDRSQVELNRRTSLLYLGYSDHRRVLLSDGEAYFDVRRDVEKPFVIRADNASVRVTGTHFNVWTAPERTTVTVSQGSVLVSREEGASAYNQAAELTPGMQAVVIPDRMLQLGRVDPATAAAWRKGRLMLDDVSLRDALPLINRYLDQPLRLEDQDIGELRIGGIYETSAIDQLVGALPQILPVALRQADGALLLSRRETP from the coding sequence ATGAACTCCAAACGACAGTCACCTCCTGATTCCCTGAGCGAGATCGCCGCTGACTGGTGCATTCGCGTGCATTCCGACGAGTGCACCGACGCCGAGCGCGAGGCCTTCCGGCGCTGGTACGACGCCGATCCGTCCCATGCGGAGGAGTACGCCGCCATGTGCAGGATCTGGAAGGTGAGCGAGCAACTGCCGCCCAGCCCGATGAAACTCGCCCCGCCCGCACGCCGCCGCACCGGCGCCGCGCTGCTGGCGCGCGCCGCCCTGGTCGTGCTGGCCAGCGGTGTCATCTGGGGCGCGGGTTGGTCGGTGGGCGCGCTGCCGGGCAGTGTTCGCTATTACCTGGCCGAGGACGGGCGTCGCGAGGTGCTGTTGCCGGACCGCAGCCAGGTGGAGCTGAACCGGCGAACCAGCCTGCTGTACCTCGGCTACAGCGATCACCGCCGTGTGCTGCTGTCGGACGGCGAGGCTTATTTCGATGTGCGGCGGGACGTCGAGAAGCCCTTCGTGATTCGCGCCGACAACGCCAGCGTTCGCGTCACCGGGACGCACTTCAACGTCTGGACAGCGCCGGAGCGGACCACAGTGACCGTCAGCCAGGGCTCGGTCCTGGTGTCGCGGGAGGAGGGGGCCTCGGCCTACAACCAGGCTGCCGAGCTCACGCCGGGCATGCAGGCGGTCGTCATCCCGGACCGGATGCTGCAGCTCGGTCGTGTCGATCCCGCCACCGCGGCGGCCTGGCGCAAGGGCAGGCTGATGCTCGATGACGTCAGCCTGCGGGACGCGTTGCCGCTGATCAATCGCTACCTGGACCAGCCCCTGCGCCTGGAAGACCAGGACATCGGCGAGCTGCGCATCGGCGGCATCTACGAGACCTCGGCGATCGACCAGCTGGTGGGGGCATTGCCGCAGATCCTCCCCGTGGCCCTGCGCCAGGCGGACGGCGCGCTCCTGCTGTCCCGTCGCGAGACCCCCTGA
- a CDS encoding TonB-dependent siderophore receptor — translation MTTPELDRSTIRLRRCIAAAALGIALSASMQALAEPVRLSIPEQPLSSALSDLGNQAGLQIIYSQDTVSGIRSRGISGEMEPEQALRRLLEGTSITYQIDGSHVTLQGTRDDSAMALPTTSIVSQAYSSVAPDDGYVAKRASAGTKTDTPIVETPYSVSVVTRQQIEAQQPKTVAQALRYTPGVNAELAGPQFVTDQLTIRGFQQGTGRMLRDGTRTFLPEFLGWDAPEPYGLERIEVLRGASSVLYGASDPGGQINLVSKRPTTEALHEVQLQAGNLDYRQGAFDLGDKLDEEGVWSYRLTGLFREADAQADHITNRRQYFAPAISYRPSDDTELTFLGEYQKQTGNFANPLPALGTVFRDPRGRLDRDTYVGDSAFDHMTNEKTSLGYVFEHRFDEIWTLRQNVRYSDYRQSSSEIALFGPLGNGSYSRYNDQREGDGRLFTMDTQVQANFFTGDAEHTLLTGVDYNNGKFDQDQALNFILEGFDPFNPVYGQPLTFIPFSRSSYEQKLSQTGVYLQDQLKLDNWVFLLGGRYDWASNQKDDRSPQTQKDEKFSGRAGIVYLFDNGLAPYVSYSESFLPVMGTTVDGSQLDPETGKQYELGLKYEPPGTNSLYTIALFDLTKQNATEFVSGFARQEGEVRSRGVELEGKAEIVQGFNLIGSYTWNDVEVTESDLGTEGNTPFRVPEHMASLWGDYIVQGGALAGLRIGAGARYVGSTYGDSANSFKVDSYTVVDALVSYELGKLDASLDGVEVALNASNLFDEEYVAGCFSNMGCQWGQQRTVYGTVTYNW, via the coding sequence ATGACCACTCCTGAACTGGACCGATCGACGATACGCCTGCGCCGCTGCATCGCCGCCGCGGCCCTGGGCATCGCGCTATCCGCTTCCATGCAGGCCCTGGCCGAGCCCGTGCGGCTGAGCATCCCCGAGCAGCCCCTGTCGTCGGCGTTGTCCGACCTGGGAAACCAGGCCGGCCTGCAGATCATCTACAGCCAGGACACCGTGTCCGGCATTCGCAGCCGTGGCATTTCCGGGGAGATGGAGCCTGAGCAGGCGCTACGGCGATTGCTGGAGGGGACGTCGATCACTTACCAGATCGACGGCAGCCATGTGACGCTTCAGGGCACCCGCGACGATTCGGCGATGGCCCTGCCGACTACCAGCATCGTCAGCCAGGCCTACAGCTCGGTGGCTCCGGACGACGGCTATGTGGCCAAGCGCGCGTCCGCCGGCACCAAGACCGATACCCCGATCGTCGAGACGCCCTACTCGGTTTCGGTGGTCACTCGCCAGCAGATCGAGGCCCAGCAGCCCAAGACCGTGGCCCAGGCCCTTCGCTATACCCCGGGTGTCAATGCCGAGCTGGCCGGTCCGCAGTTCGTCACCGACCAGCTGACCATTCGCGGCTTCCAGCAGGGCACCGGACGCATGCTGCGCGATGGCACTCGCACCTTCCTGCCGGAATTCCTCGGCTGGGATGCCCCGGAACCCTATGGCCTGGAGCGTATCGAAGTGCTGCGCGGCGCCAGCTCCGTGCTCTATGGCGCGTCGGACCCGGGCGGCCAGATCAACCTGGTGAGCAAGCGCCCGACCACCGAGGCGCTGCATGAGGTGCAGTTGCAGGCCGGCAACCTCGACTACAGGCAGGGCGCCTTCGACCTGGGCGACAAGCTGGACGAGGAGGGTGTCTGGAGCTACCGCCTGACCGGCCTGTTCCGAGAGGCCGATGCCCAGGCCGACCACATCACCAACCGCCGCCAGTACTTCGCCCCGGCGATCAGCTACCGCCCCAGCGATGACACCGAACTGACCTTCCTCGGCGAGTACCAGAAGCAGACCGGCAACTTCGCCAACCCGCTGCCTGCGCTGGGCACCGTCTTCCGCGATCCCCGTGGCCGCCTGGACCGGGACACCTACGTGGGTGACAGCGCCTTCGACCACATGACCAACGAGAAGACCTCGCTCGGTTATGTGTTCGAGCACCGTTTCGACGAAATCTGGACGCTGCGCCAGAACGTGCGCTACAGCGACTACCGCCAGTCCAGCTCGGAGATTGCGTTGTTCGGCCCCCTGGGGAACGGCTCGTACTCCCGCTACAACGATCAGCGCGAGGGCGACGGCCGTCTTTTCACCATGGACACCCAGGTGCAGGCCAACTTCTTCACGGGTGACGCCGAGCACACCCTGCTCACGGGGGTTGACTACAACAACGGCAAGTTCGACCAGGACCAGGCGTTGAACTTCATCCTCGAGGGCTTCGACCCGTTCAACCCGGTGTATGGCCAGCCGTTGACCTTCATCCCCTTCAGTCGCTCGAGCTATGAGCAGAAGCTGTCCCAGACCGGCGTCTACCTCCAGGATCAGTTGAAGCTGGACAACTGGGTATTCCTGCTGGGTGGCCGCTATGACTGGGCCAGCAACCAGAAGGACGATCGCAGCCCGCAGACCCAGAAGGACGAGAAGTTCAGCGGCCGCGCCGGCATCGTCTACCTCTTCGACAATGGACTGGCTCCCTATGTCAGCTACAGCGAGTCCTTCCTGCCGGTCATGGGAACCACCGTCGATGGCTCGCAGCTGGACCCGGAAACCGGCAAGCAGTACGAGCTGGGCCTCAAGTACGAGCCGCCGGGCACCAACAGCCTGTACACCATCGCGCTCTTCGACCTGACCAAGCAGAACGCCACCGAGTTCGTCAGCGGCTTCGCCCGCCAGGAAGGCGAGGTGCGTTCACGGGGCGTCGAGCTGGAGGGCAAGGCCGAGATCGTCCAAGGCTTCAACCTGATCGGCAGCTACACCTGGAACGATGTCGAAGTCACCGAATCGGACCTGGGCACCGAGGGCAACACGCCGTTCCGCGTGCCGGAGCACATGGCATCGCTGTGGGGCGACTACATCGTCCAGGGCGGTGCGCTGGCGGGGCTGCGCATCGGCGCGGGCGCCCGCTACGTGGGCAGCACCTACGGCGATTCCGCCAACAGCTTCAAGGTGGACAGCTACACCGTCGTGGACGCCCTGGTGAGCTACGAGCTGGGCAAGCTGGATGCCTCGCTGGACGGTGTGGAAGTGGCTCTCAACGCCAGCAACCTGTTCGACGAGGAGTATGTCGCGGGTTGCTTCAGCAACATGGGTTGCCAGTGGGGCCAGCAGCGCACGGTCTACGGCACGGTGACCTACAACTGGTGA